The following are from one region of the Quercus robur chromosome 1, dhQueRobu3.1, whole genome shotgun sequence genome:
- the LOC126692139 gene encoding uncharacterized protein LOC126692139, with product MSIARPPTEDPNIEPKRAKMEIQPVLSFSDEDKVGTIQSHDDAVEVTLRIGGYDVKKVLEDQGIETDIKYPDLYKGLNLKPEDLAAYDSPLLGFGGKVVVPRGQIRLPVQASSEVVEVDFIVVDAYSPYTAISGWAKCEKLEKNVINDDLEKFFQVEAQLPPQEKEELIVFLKRNIGMFAWSAYEVPRVDPNFIYHHLNVNPSIIPKEQPPRHSSKDYSNAVKDEVIKLKQAEAIKEVFSPEWLANTVVVKKESEKWRVCVDFTEVFSPVQKTISPCLG from the exons ATGTCTATAGCTCGGCCACCTACCGAGGACCCAAACATTGAGCCGAAGAGGGCTAAGATGGAGATCCAACCAGTATTGAGTTTCTCAGATGAGGACaaggttggaaccatacagTCACATGATGATGCCGTGGAGGTCACCCTCAGGATAggggggtatgatgtgaagaagGTGTTGGAGGATCAAGGCATCGAGACAGATATTAAGTACCCTGATTTATACAAAGGGCTAAACTTGAAACCTGAGGATTTAGCAGCTTATGATTCACCTTTGTTAGGCTTTGGCGGGAAAGTTGTTGTTCCAAGGGGCCAGATTAGACTACCTGTGCAAGCAAGTTCAGAGGTGGTagaggtggacttcattgtaGTGGATGCTTATTCTCCCTACACGGCCATT TCAGGATGGGCAAAGTGTGAGAAGTTAGAGAAAAATGTTATTAATGATGATTTGGAAAAGTTCTTTCAAGTCGAAGCTCAACTGCCTCCTCAAGAAAAGGAAGAGCTAATAGTGTTTCTCAAGAGGAATATTGGCATGTTCGCATGGAGTGCTTACGAAGTTCCTAGGGTGGACCCAAACTTCATCTACCATCATTTGAATGTCAATCCATCCATCATCCCTAAAGAGCAACCACCTCGGCACTCATCTAAGGATTATTCTAATGCTGTCAAGGACGAAGTGATCAAACTTAAGCAGGCCGAGGCTATTAAAGAGGTGTTTTCCCCTGAGTGGCTAGCCAATACAGTAGTGgtgaaaaaagagagtgaaaagtGGCGAgtatgtgtggacttcacggagGTGTTTTCCCCTGTCCAAAAGACCATTTCTCcatgcctcggatag